In Carnobacterium sp. CP1, the following are encoded in one genomic region:
- the lexA gene encoding transcriptional repressor LexA gives MRKTPESRQIEVLQYIHEQVQSKGYPPTVREIGTAVSLSSTSTVHGHLSRLEKNGFIQRDPSKPRAIELTATGLSKLGVQLKQIPLLGTVTAGEPILAVEEATDYFPLPPNLKQESESLFMLTIRGESMIDAGIFDGDEVIVRKQSSANNGDIVIALTNEDEATCKRFYKEDHYYRLQPENETMDAIILDEVSVLGKVVGLYRSHIF, from the coding sequence ATGCGTAAAACTCCAGAATCTAGACAAATTGAAGTATTACAATATATCCACGAACAAGTCCAATCAAAAGGTTACCCACCGACTGTACGCGAGATTGGAACAGCCGTTTCTTTATCTTCTACATCGACTGTCCATGGGCATCTGTCCAGATTGGAAAAAAACGGGTTTATCCAACGAGATCCTAGTAAGCCGAGAGCAATCGAATTAACAGCTACGGGGTTATCAAAATTAGGTGTTCAATTAAAACAAATTCCTTTGCTAGGAACTGTTACAGCGGGCGAACCCATCTTAGCAGTAGAAGAAGCGACTGATTATTTTCCGCTTCCGCCAAACTTAAAACAAGAAAGCGAATCGCTTTTCATGTTGACTATCCGTGGGGAAAGCATGATCGATGCTGGGATTTTTGATGGTGATGAAGTGATCGTCCGCAAACAATCCAGCGCCAACAACGGAGATATCGTTATTGCCTTGACCAATGAAGACGAAGCAACATGTAAGAGGTTTTATAAAGAAGATCATTATTATCGTTTGCAGCCGGAAAATGAGACCATGGATGCTATTATTTTAGATGAAGTATCTGTTTTAGGAAAAGTCGTAGGACTTTACCGCAGCCATATATTTTAA
- the recJ gene encoding single-stranded-DNA-specific exonuclease RecJ gives MLKAHTKWKVKETMMDKEHEKELSRKLGFTSLFTTLCLQRGLETEEEIQHFLKPDETWIHDPFLMHDMDKAVSRIMEAIEKGELITIYGDYDADGVTSTAVLKEAIEMIGGEVNFYIPNRFSDGYGPNTQAFEKLIEAGTGLIVTCDNGVSGHEAIAKANELGIDVVITDHHELPAILPAAYAIVHPRHPNGHYPFKDLAGVGVAFKLATALLGEVPLELLDLVAVGTVADLVSLLGENRALVMQGIAVLRESQRVGLAALCKVAGAKQSEVDEETIGFILAPRLNAIGRLGEAAPAVELLTTFDEAEANSLAQLINEKNKERQALVSTITAEAFDMIEKSDANPHVYVLAKEGWHEGVLGIVASKVVGKTGKPAIVLNMDRTNGTAKGSGRSVSAYHLYEALEDVSHLTTNFGGHHMAAGLTLPVENIGAIQTELNAFLLQSGLAEQLTEEIVVDERLTIAESSVESIEELQKLAPFGTDNPKPVFLFENVKAQDVRRIGGDNAHLKLKIMDEAASLDVIGFQFGPVAAEIGADAELSIVGQLSINEWNGLRKPQLMIEDLAIEGVQVFDLRSTQIAPAIWQMAPADYLFFNEKNYQQYESSITETSYGHLITDQESAEGFILHTDQLILVDCPSDLTLLSTVLNQVEPTKVVACFFNQEEAYLTGIPSRMQFSQVFKYTATHIDIDVRHKISLLATHLKIKEKLLIFMISVFFEVGFVTIKDGVMNIVPNAEKKELTESTTYQNRLKKIAAEEALIYSRFTELETWLKQQLKKEL, from the coding sequence TTGCTAAAAGCACATACAAAATGGAAAGTAAAAGAAACGATGATGGACAAAGAACATGAAAAAGAATTGAGCCGGAAATTAGGTTTCACATCATTATTTACGACTTTGTGTTTACAAAGGGGCTTAGAGACAGAAGAAGAAATCCAGCATTTTTTGAAGCCCGATGAGACGTGGATTCATGATCCTTTTCTCATGCACGATATGGATAAAGCCGTTTCCCGTATTATGGAAGCAATTGAAAAAGGTGAGCTGATCACTATTTATGGCGACTATGATGCGGATGGTGTCACAAGTACGGCCGTTTTGAAAGAAGCCATCGAAATGATTGGCGGAGAAGTAAATTTTTATATTCCAAATCGATTTAGCGACGGTTACGGTCCGAATACTCAGGCGTTTGAAAAATTGATTGAAGCTGGAACTGGGTTGATCGTTACCTGTGACAATGGTGTTTCAGGACATGAGGCGATTGCTAAAGCCAATGAGTTAGGAATTGATGTAGTCATAACCGACCATCATGAATTGCCTGCAATCTTGCCAGCGGCTTATGCAATTGTTCATCCCCGTCATCCAAATGGCCACTATCCATTTAAAGATTTGGCAGGAGTAGGAGTAGCGTTTAAGCTGGCGACTGCTTTACTGGGTGAAGTTCCACTTGAATTACTCGATTTAGTAGCTGTTGGTACCGTGGCGGATTTAGTTTCTTTATTAGGAGAAAACCGGGCTTTGGTCATGCAAGGAATAGCTGTTTTAAGAGAATCGCAAAGAGTGGGTTTAGCTGCTTTATGCAAGGTGGCTGGAGCCAAGCAATCAGAAGTAGATGAAGAGACGATTGGCTTTATTTTAGCCCCTCGGTTGAATGCGATTGGGCGTTTAGGCGAGGCTGCTCCTGCTGTAGAATTGTTGACGACATTCGATGAGGCCGAAGCGAATTCTTTAGCCCAGTTAATTAATGAGAAAAATAAAGAACGACAAGCCTTGGTTTCAACCATCACAGCTGAAGCTTTTGATATGATTGAAAAAAGCGATGCGAACCCGCATGTGTATGTATTAGCAAAAGAAGGCTGGCATGAAGGAGTTTTAGGAATCGTGGCCAGCAAAGTGGTTGGCAAGACTGGAAAACCAGCCATTGTATTGAATATGGATAGGACGAATGGGACAGCTAAAGGGTCAGGACGAAGCGTGTCAGCTTACCATCTGTATGAAGCATTAGAAGATGTCAGTCACCTGACGACGAATTTTGGCGGACACCATATGGCAGCAGGTTTGACACTGCCTGTCGAGAATATTGGTGCGATTCAAACAGAACTCAATGCTTTCTTACTGCAAAGCGGTTTAGCTGAGCAGTTAACGGAAGAAATCGTAGTTGATGAACGGTTGACCATAGCTGAGAGTAGCGTGGAATCAATCGAAGAGCTGCAAAAGCTTGCTCCTTTTGGAACGGATAATCCTAAACCGGTCTTTTTATTCGAAAATGTAAAAGCACAAGATGTTCGACGTATCGGCGGAGATAATGCACATTTGAAATTAAAAATAATGGATGAAGCAGCATCTTTAGATGTGATTGGTTTTCAATTCGGCCCTGTTGCAGCTGAGATTGGTGCTGATGCTGAACTATCGATTGTGGGACAGTTAAGCATCAATGAATGGAATGGGTTGCGTAAGCCTCAGTTGATGATTGAAGATTTGGCAATTGAGGGAGTGCAAGTTTTTGATTTGAGAAGTACTCAAATCGCTCCAGCAATTTGGCAGATGGCACCTGCTGATTATTTATTTTTCAATGAAAAAAACTATCAACAATATGAAAGCAGCATCACTGAGACAAGTTACGGTCATTTGATCACTGATCAAGAAAGTGCCGAGGGTTTTATCCTGCACACGGATCAACTTATTTTAGTTGATTGCCCCTCAGATTTAACTTTATTAAGCACTGTATTGAATCAGGTAGAGCCAACAAAGGTTGTGGCTTGTTTCTTTAACCAAGAAGAAGCTTATCTTACTGGAATACCTAGTCGGATGCAATTTTCACAAGTTTTTAAGTATACTGCAACTCATATTGATATTGATGTTCGTCATAAAATAAGTTTATTAGCAACGCATTTGAAAATAAAAGAAAAACTATTGATTTTTATGATTTCTGTGTTTTTTGAAGTAGGATTTGTTACAATAAAAGACGGTGTTATGAATATTGTTCCAAATGCTGAAAAGAAAGAGTTGACTGAATCGACTACTTATCAAAACCGTTTGAAAAAAATAGCAGCTGAAGAAGCTTTGATCTATAGTCGGTTTACTGAACTAGAAACTTGGTTAAAACAACAGTTGAAAAAAGAACTGTAA
- a CDS encoding DUF896 family protein, with translation MLPKEQLTRINELANKSKAEGLSLSEQAEQKKLREAYLAAFRGGMRNHIEGLKVVDEEGNDVTPDKLKEIQKEKGIHDRS, from the coding sequence ATGTTACCTAAAGAACAATTGACCAGAATCAATGAATTAGCAAATAAATCTAAAGCTGAAGGGCTGAGCTTGTCTGAACAAGCAGAACAAAAAAAACTTCGCGAAGCGTATTTAGCGGCTTTTCGGGGAGGAATGCGCAATCATATCGAAGGACTAAAAGTTGTTGATGAGGAAGGCAACGATGTGACTCCCGATAAATTGAAAGAAATCCAAAAAGAAAAAGGCATCCACGACCGTTCCTAA
- a CDS encoding adenine phosphoribosyltransferase: protein MDLKKYIANVPDFPEEGIIFRDISPLMADGEAYRYATNEIVQYAKNKGVDMIVGPEARGFIVGCPVAYELGIGFAPARKKGKLPRDTVEVNYGLEYGNDVLQIHKDAIKPGQKVLVCDDLLATGGTIAATVKLIEQLGGEVVGMAFLVELTDLNGRDKIKGYDILALMEY, encoded by the coding sequence ATGGACTTAAAAAAATATATTGCAAATGTACCCGATTTTCCCGAAGAAGGCATTATCTTTCGTGATATTTCACCTTTAATGGCAGATGGAGAAGCTTATCGTTATGCTACCAACGAAATCGTTCAATACGCAAAAAATAAAGGCGTGGATATGATTGTTGGACCTGAAGCTCGTGGATTTATTGTAGGATGTCCCGTTGCCTATGAATTAGGTATCGGTTTTGCGCCGGCACGTAAAAAAGGAAAATTACCTCGTGACACAGTCGAAGTCAACTATGGTTTAGAATACGGCAATGACGTTTTGCAAATTCATAAAGATGCTATCAAACCTGGACAAAAAGTGCTGGTTTGCGATGATTTACTAGCTACTGGTGGAACAATTGCGGCAACAGTCAAATTGATTGAGCAACTAGGAGGAGAAGTAGTCGGTATGGCTTTCTTAGTTGAGTTAACCGATTTAAATGGACGTGACAAAATTAAAGGATACGATATTTTAGCTTTAATGGAATACTAG